The following are encoded together in the Thunnus thynnus chromosome 15, fThuThy2.1, whole genome shotgun sequence genome:
- the LOC137198516 gene encoding major histocompatibility complex class I-related gene protein-like — protein MSSGVKNFPDYVLVGMVDEVPMVYCDSISKTAEGKQDWSQKMFEDDPQLLEWYTQRCLLDQNYYKAQIDILKQQLNQTEGVHIFQRMSSCEWDDETGEVNGFVQFGYDGEDFLAFDLKTQTWIAPKPQAVITKHRWDRDRAHNERWNYFLTQRCPELVKRYLDLGKSSLLRTELPSVFLLQKTPSSPVSCHATGLYPHRAMMFWRKDGEELHEDVEHGEILPNHDGSFQMSVDLNLSSVTPEDWRRYECVFHLSGAKNDIVTKLDKKVIRTNWGKTGILTLLFSLSEFPAGPVIGGVVGLLLLLAVCITGVFIWRKRDNESNITLKCVSCEVNTEKQLPEHFHTSNITKSFLI, from the exons ATGTCCTCTGGAGTCAAAAACTTCCCAGATTATGTGCTTGTTGGGATGGTTGATGAAGTTCCAATGGTTTACTGTGACAGCATCAGTAAGACAGCAGAAGGCAAACAGGACTggtcacaaaaaatgtttgaagatGATCCACAACTTTTGGAGTGGTACACTCAGAGATGTTTACTTGACCAAAATTACTACAAAGCtcaaattgacattttgaagcagcaactgaaccaaactgaag gtgtccacatctTCCAGAGGATGAGCAGCTGTGAATGGGATGATGAGACTGGAGAGGTTAATGGGTTTGTTCAGTTTGGTTATGATGGAGAAGACTTCTTAGCATTTGACCTGAAGACACAGACATGGATCGCTCCAAAACCACAAGCTGTCATCACCAAACACAGGTGGGACAGAGATAGAGCTCACAATGAAAGGTGGAACTACTTCCTCACCCAGCGGTGCCCTGAGTTAGTGAAGAGATATTTGGACCTTGGGAAGAGCTCTCTGCTGAGAACAG AGCTTCCCTCAGTGTTTCTCCTCCagaagactccctcctctccagtcagctgccacGCTACAGGTTTATACCCTCACAGAGCCATGatgttctggaggaaagatggagaggagcttcATGAGGACGTGGAACACGGAGAGATCCTCCCCAACCATGATGGATCCTTCCAGATGAGTGTTGACCTGAACCTTTCATCAGTCACACCTGAAGACTGGAGGAGGtacgaatgtgtgtttcatctctctggtgCGAAGAACGACATCGTCACCAAACTGGACAAAAAAGTGATCAGAACCAACTGGGGTAAGACTGGAATACTGACTTTactat tttctctcTCAGAGTTCCCTGCTGGTCCTGTTATTGGAGGTGTtgtaggactgctgctgctcctggcagtctgcatcactggagtcttcatctggagaaagagagataatg AGAGCAACATAACTCTGAAATGTGTCAGCTGTGAGGtcaacacagagaaacagctgccagaGCATTTCCACACCTCCAACATAACAAAGAGTTTCCTGATATAA
- the LOC137198342 gene encoding major histocompatibility complex class I-related gene protein-like produces the protein MKTMELVFLLIFFPVTLSVKHSLKFSDTASSGVKNFPDFVVVGLVDEVPLGYCDSISKLPEFKQDWSQKLIEEDPQQLEIYTQECLSSQYKYKDHIDILKQQLNQTEGVHIFQRMSGCEWDDETGEVNGFLQFGFDGEDFIAFDLKTLTWIAPKPQAVITKHKRDRERPNNVIWNYFLTQQCPDLLKRYLDYGKSSLLRTELPSVSLLQKTPSSPVSCHATGFYPHRAMMFWRKDGEELHEDVEHGEILPNHDGSFQMSVDLNLSSVTPEDWRRYECVFHLSGVRDDIVTKLDKAVIRTNCEFPAGPVIGGVVGLLLLAVCITGVFIWRRKDNGERQTYFYSS, from the exons ATGAAGACAATGgagcttgtttttctgctcatcTTCTTTCCGGTCACACTTTCAG TGAAACACTCGCTGAAGTTTTCTGACACAGCGTCCTCTGGAGTCAAAAACTTCCcagattttgtggttgttgGGTTGGTTGATGAAGTTCCATTGGGATACTGTGACAGCATCAGTAAGTTACCAGAATTCAAACAGGACTGGTCACAAAAATTGATAGAAGAGGATCCACAACAGTTGGAGATTTACACTCAGGAGTGTTTGTCAAgccaatacaaatacaaagatcacattgacattttgaagcagcaactgaaccaaactgaag gtgtccacatctTCCAGAGGATGAGTGGCTGTGAATGGGATGATGAGACTGGAGAGGTTAATGGGTTTCTTCAGTTTGGTTTTGATGGAGAGGACTTCATAGCATTTGACCTGAAGACACTGACATGGATCGCTCCAAAACCACAAGCTGTCATCACCAAACACAAGCGGGacagagagagacccaacaatgtAATCTGGAATTACTTCCTCACCCAGCAGTGCCCTGACTTATTGAAGAGATATTTAGACTACGGGAAGAGCTCTCTGCTGAGAACAG AGCttccctcagtgtctctcctccagaagactccctcctctccagtcagctgccacGCTACAGGTTTCTACCCTCACAGAGCCATGatgttctggaggaaagatggagaggagcttcATGAGGACGTGGAACATGGAGAGATCCTCCCCAACCATGATGGATCCTTCCAGATGAGTGTTGATCTGAACCTTTCATCAGTCACACCTGAAGACTGGAGGAGGtacgaatgtgtgtttcatctctctggtgTGAGGGACGACATCGTCACCAAACTGGACAAAGCAGTGATCAGAACCAACTGTG AGTTCCCTGCTGGTCCTGTTATTGGAGGTGTTGTAGGACTGCTGCTCCTGGCAGTCTGCATCACTGGAGTCTTCATCTGGAGAAGGAAAGATAATGGTGAGAGACAAACATACTTTTACTCATCATGA
- the LOC137198616 gene encoding uncharacterized protein: protein MKDFIVLLLFCHVASPGKHSLKYFFTTSSGVKNFPDYVAVGLVDEVPAGYYDIISKTVEGKQDWTQKMFEDDPQHMEWYTQRCLLHQYDDKAQIDILKQQLNQTEGVHIFQRMSSCEWDDETGEVNGFVQYGYDGEDFIAFDLKTLTWIALKPQAVITKHKWDRDRALSERSTYFITQQCPQFMKRYLDLGKSSLLRTELPSVSLLQKTPSSPVSCHATGFYPTRAMMFWWKDGEELYEDVEHEEILPNHDGSFQMSVDLNLSSVTPEDWRRYECVFYLSGAKNDIVTKLDKAVIRTNWGKHSLKFFVTTSSGVKNFPDFVGVGLVDEVQWGYCDSISVHIFQKMDGCEWDDETGEVNGFAQYGYDGEDFIAFDLKTLTWIAPKQQAVITKHKWDRDRALNERQNYFLTQQCPELVKRYLDYGKSSLLRTEFPSVFLLQKTPSSPVSCHATGFYPYRAKMFWRNDGEELHEDVEHGEILPNHDGSFQMSVDLNLSSVTPEDWRRYECVFHLSGAKNDIVTKLNKKVIRTNWGKTGILTLLCVVGLLLLLAVCITGVFIWRRRDNESNITLKCLSCEVTTEKQLPEHFHTSNIAKGFLT from the exons ATGAAGGATTTCATAGTGTTGCTTCTCTTTTGCCATGTTGCATCTCCAG GGAAGCACTCACTGAAGTATTTCTTCACAACGTCCTCTGGAGTCAAAAACTTCCCAGATTATGTCGCTGTTGGGTTGGTTGATGAAGTTCCAGCAGGttactatgacatcatcagtaagACAGTAGAAGGCAAACAGGACTggacacaaaaaatgtttgaagatGATCCACAGCACATGGAGTGGTACACTCAGAGGTGTTTATTACACCAATATGACGACAAAGCtcaaattgacattttgaagcagcaactgaaccaaactgaag gtgtccacatctTCCAGAGGATGAGCAGCTGTGAATGGGATGATGAGACTGGAGAGGTTAATGGGTTTGTTCAGTATGGTTATGATGGAGAAGACTTCATAGCATTTGACCTGAAGACACTGACATGGATCGCTCTAAAACCACAAGCTGTCATCACCAAACACAAGTGGGACAGAGATAGAGCTCTCAGTGAAAGGTCAACCTACTTCATCACCCAGCAGTGCCCTCAGTTTATGAAGAGATATTTGGACCTTGGGAAGAGCTCTCTGCTGAGAACAG AGCttccctcagtgtctctcctccagaagactccctcctctccagtcagctgccacGCTACAGGTTTCTACCCTACCAGAGCCATGATGTTCTGgtggaaagatggagaggagctttATGAGGACGTGGAACACGAAGAGATCCTCCCCAACCATGATGGATCCTTCCAGATGAGTGTTGACCTGAACCTTTCATCAGTCACACCTGAAGACTGGAGGAGGTAcgaatgtgtgttttatctctCTGGTGCAAAGAACGACATCGTCACCAAACTGGACAAAGCAGTGATCAGAACCAACTGGG GGAAACACTCGCTGAAGTTTTTCGTCACAACGTCCTCTGGAGTCAAAAACTTCCCAGATTTTGTGGGTGTTGGGTTGGTTGATGAAGTTCAATGGGGATACTGTGACAGCATCA gtgtccacatctTCCAGAAGATGGACGGCTGTGAATGGGATGATGAGACTGGAGAGGTTAATGGTTTTGCTCAGTATGGTTATGATGGAGAAGACTTCATAGCATTTGACCTGAAGACACTGACATGGATCGctccaaaacaacaagctgtcaTCACCAAACACAAGTGGGACAGAGATAGAGCTCTCAATGAACGGCAGAACTACTTCCTCACCCAGCAGTGCCCTGAGTTAGTGAAGAGATATTTGGACTATGGGAAGAGCTCTCTGCTGAGAACAG AGTTTCCCTCAGTGTTTCTCCTCCagaagactccctcctctccagtcagctgccacGCTACAGGTTTCTACCCTTACAGAGCCAAGATGTTCTGGAGGAATGATGGAGAGGAGCTTCATGAGGACGTGGAACACGGAGAGATCCTCCCCAACCATGATGGATCCTTCCAGATGAGTGTTGACCTGAACCTTTCATCAGTCACACCTGAAGACTGGAGGAGGtacgaatgtgtgtttcatctctctggtgCAAAGAACGACATCGTCaccaaactgaacaaaaaagtGATCAGAACCAACTGGGGTAAGACTGGAATACTGACTTTactat GTGTtgtaggactgctgctgctcctggcagTCTGCATCACTGGAGTCTTCATCTGGAGAAGAAGAGATAATG AGAGCAACATaactctgaaatgtctcagctgtgaggtcaccacagagaaacagctgccagaGCATTTCCACACCTCCAACATTGCAAAGGGTTTCCTGACTTAG
- the LOC137198615 gene encoding major histocompatibility complex class I-related gene protein-like, with translation MKDFIVLLLFCHVASPGKHSLKYFFTTSSGVKNFPDYVAVGLVDEVPAGYYDSISKTVEGKQDWTQKMFEDDPQHMEWYTQRCLLHQYDDKAQIDILKQQLNQTEGVHIFQRMSSCEWDDETGEVNGFVQYGYDGEDFLAFDLKTLTWIAPKQQAVITKHKWDRDRALSERSTYFITQQCPQFMKRYLDLGKSSLLRTELPSVSLLQKTPSSPVSCHATGFYPTRAMMFWRKDGEELYEDVEHEEILPNHDGSFQMSVDLNLSSVTPEDWRRYECVFYLSGAKNDIVTKLDKAVIRTNWGKTGILTLLCFFC, from the exons ATGAAGGATTTCATAGTGTTGCTTCTCTTTTGCCATGTTGCATCTCCAG GGAAGCACTCACTGAAGTATTTCTTCACAACGTCCTCTGGAGTCAAAAACTTCCCAGATTATGTCGCTGTTGGGTTGGTTGATGAAGTTCCAGCAGGTTACTATGACAGCATCAGTAAGACAGTAGAAGGCAAACAGGACTggacacaaaaaatgtttgaagatGATCCACAGCACATGGAGTGGTACACTCAGAGGTGTTTATTACACCAATATGACGACAAAGCtcaaattgacattttgaagcagcaactgaaccaaactgaag gtgtccacatctTCCAGAGGATGAGCAGCTGTGAATGGGATGATGAGACTGGAGAGGTTAATGGGTTTGTTCAGTATGGTTATGATGGAGAAGACTTCTTAGCATTTGACCTGAAGACACTGACATGGATCGctccaaaacaacaagctgtcaTCACCAAACACAAGTGGGACAGAGATAGAGCTCTCAGTGAAAGGTCAACCTACTTCATCACCCAGCAGTGCCCTCAGTTTATGAAGAGATATTTGGACCTTGGGAAGAGCTCTCTGCTGAGAACAG AGCttccctcagtgtctctcctccagaagactccctcctctccagtcagctgccacGCTACAGGTTTCTACCCTACCAGAGCCATGatgttctggaggaaagatggagaggagctttATGAGGACGTGGAACACGAAGAGATCCTCCCCAACCATGATGGATCCTTCCAGATGAGTGTTGACCTGAACCTTTCATCAGTCACACCTGAAGACTGGAGGAGGTAcgaatgtgtgttttatctctCTGGTGCAAAGAACGACATCGTCACCAAACTGGACAAAGCAGTGATCAGAACCAACTGGGGTAAGACTGGAATACTGACTttactatgttttttttgttaa